The DNA segment ACTGGGTTAAACTCAGGGGGGAGGGAAATTCAATCTTTTTGTATTATTAAGTTCTACAAAAGTCTGAGAAATCGTCTCCAAGAAGTGTTCAATGAGTTTCATGGTTCTTTTCACTTTCATCGTTTTGCAATAACGATGATCGATTCCATGGCATGTTACTAACGCATATAAAACGCATACTGCTCAGGTTCAGGCTGGACGCGGCTGGTCGCGTGAGGCCGCTGCGTTATTTCGCGGTGTCCGGCGGCCAGTGAGAGCAACAAGGAGAGAGCTAggctggagagagagagagcactGCCCGACGTTAGCAGCGCGAGGGCCAATAGACTGGTCAGCGCAGTTGCTGGTAGCATCAGAAGCAACTTCAATTTCAGAAGCAGCTCGTTGGCAGTCGCTTGCTGCAGCAACGGTTTCCGTCCGACAATTCGCCTGCTTCTGCTGTCTCCTGCAACAATGGAAAAGAAAGTGCAATCATTAAGACGCCCCTAAGGCCGACTAGAAGAAACCTACCGTAATTGAGCGTCGTCAGGCAATGTCCTGTTCTAACTTCTAACTAGCCAGAGTATGGGAAGAGACCACTACCTACTAAACACAAAATTGAAGCCAGCGATGCTCGTTCAACCTATAATCTGCTTCCAATTCTATTCTCAGCTAACCGTATTAGTGAAGGTACATCTCTATTGAAGTAATGCATGGTAAAAATCACACACGCTCCAATGAAAAGTTGACATGGAAACAAGGCCATGAATTGTCCTTGTATCACAAGATTCTCAACTAACTCTAGAGGAAAAGTCTTCTAATATTGTTCTATGATACACCATTCAATTTGCTAGCATGCATCAGTTTTTATTCTCATCTCCATTCCATGTTTGTTCCTGCATTATTGAAGAAGCTATCGCGTGTCTTATTGTGAGTACAAAGTTGGaactttaaaattaatttcCCTGCAAATCAATATTCCTAATAAAATTGGAGACAAGAAAAGCCGGTATTCTTTcataattttccaatatttaaagGTCTACTGAAGATTTATAACTCATGATTAGGTATTAGATATAATATAGGTATTAGATATGATACAAATACTCTATAGGTGTGAAAAATTTTAGCCTACATACTTATTTTAAAGAGACTTGtttcatcattatttcaatGATATGGTTCTGATTAATTTGTTCATAGCTCATAaggaaatattcataataaacgTTTTTCATAACTTTCttattaagttttttatttatcataatattattatcgtgTGTGAAAGTATTCTAATATTGTTGTAAATTGCGCCTTTATTTACCACAGAATATTATAGAAACAATCGAAATTCCCATACGATATTTAATTTACATTAACCTCCTTGTAGAATATCATATATGGAGATAAGATGGGAGGATAAGGTTCAAGATTTCAGGATAAGgacatttgaaatgaaattgaaaattttaaaatttgtttaGAATTTCTACATTCAAAACCAAATCTGTTAGTGATTTACTCAATCTTAACTAACGtggaaaaattacaataaatatttaaaataatcaaactaGAATTGAAATTATGTTCAACTTTCCATTAGAAATTGCAGTATTTGAGTTTTCCAGAGGTAAATATAAAACGATATTTCCTTATTAGCGCCACAACTGCAGGGTCTCTCTAAGGAGGAAATGTCAAGATATGGAACTAAAAATCTGTTGTTTCCGTTGCATAACACTGAAAATCGTCACAGATGATTGCGTCTACTACCGGATCCGGATCTACAACAGTCAATTTTCCACAATTGAACGAAAGTATtggaaaaaataacaaattttatcatttcACTCTGCTCGTGAAATCGAAAGCATTCCAATAATACTAGCAGATGAAAAAGTATTTGTTATTGATCCTCCGTGATATGAGAGAAAAGCTAAATACcatttgtaaaaaataatgtttccGTCCATGGATATCTGTTGCTGGGAGAAAGAATTTTTACAAGTGAAGAGTGTGAATAATTGGTTACTTTTTCTTATCTTATAGCTTTGGTTGTAggaatgaattattcaaatttctctcGTCGTTCAAGAAAATTGTTGCCACTCTACTTTATGACGGCACTAAAAACTGAGGAATTCAGGATAGACTCCCTAGCCAGAGGAAGCTTCACCGGAGTGTTTCTGAAATTCTAATTTGATAAGGATTGACACACCTTGAAACTGTTTGTTACACACCTTATCCACTGACACACCTTATCCTCTTCCATGGCATGTAATTggatcaatattataaataataatttgatagttTTGATAAATCATCGTTTATCCAGTcccacaaaaaatttatatcTTAAGATTCCATTGAACTTTGTCcaaaatatatttggaaaataaagAGTTTGATGGGATTGAGAAGATCTTTAGGAGCTAAAATCGAATAATTCAGAAAAGTTCCGAAATATCTGTGAATGTTTAAATCATCTTGTTCAATATATGAGGGCTGCAAAGTTTCATTATGtttttgataaaccaaacagatttttgtagcaaaatcaaaattattattttttcctcatcAAAAATTGTCGATTAATCACTCTTATCCCAAATCTAATAAATGGAAAGTTTGTacaaaaagaggagaaaatagaGGATGGTAGGTTTACTGAAAATATAagatctatataatattataaatgatcttttctcatttttcaaattctcaaaATATAGGTTTTTCTATCCATCTAGAGGACGGAAGGTTTACTGAAAATATaagatcaatataatattataaatgatcTTCTCTCATTTTCTCAAATTCTCAAAATATAGGTATCTCTATGCCTCTCAAAAAAGGAGTTACAATAGCTTACAACcctttatttctaaaaataattgagaTAATAAACTGTTCGTGTGGAATCTTCAAATATGAACTTTCTATGacatagaatattatataatctCAAATATATAAACTCTCAAGATATAGGCTTTTTCTGCCTTTAAAAAAGAGTATTATAATACTTTCAAAATATTGGCATTTCTGCCTTTGagaaagaaattaaaatagCTCCCAAATCTTTATTTCTTAAACAAATTTTTGATAGTATAAACTGTAACTGTTTAAGTAAAATCTTGAGATTTATACTTTCTGAGAGACACTTTCTGTATCACTATGTAGTGATGTTCTAGAAGAGAATAGATTTTCTAGTGTCTAGTAGTATACCGGTATTACCGGTGTATGCTAGTGTCTGGTATATTGTCATACTAGTGTCTGATATATTGTTCAGTTCAGATTCAAATGTAAGTTACCTACCTGTAGGTTGTACTGTATCAATATTTGATCCTTGCTGAGCACCACAAGGGCCTTTCACCACAGATGAAGAATGAAACTTTTCGTCATTATGAGCACATCCAATTTTCTGATCATGAAAACTAAAAACTCCCTCATCCGTCATTTTAAAGGATTCAATTCTGTTAAGATAACTGATGAAGTTATAGAGAAGctcaattatatttgaattctCATTTTGCAAATTATGTAAATTAGGAACATTCATATTCATCAACCGTTCTTGTAATGATTCaaagttattattttcaatgggCTTCAAATCAACTCCAATTAATGGATGATTCTTTGATAACTGGGAAAGAGTATCCAAATTGGAGTTAAGCTCAAAATCGTTTACAGTGTCTTTTTTAATTGCATTATTGGATTTGTAATCGTTGCTTACATCTGAAATATTCTCACACTTGATCCGACTACATGAAGAATTATTTTTAACTGATGAGGAGGAGTCATTAGACTGCGAGTTGTTAACACTGTCTCTTAAAGATGTACTATAACTTTTTCCAACACCTCTAGGGTTCCCATCTAATTCTTCACTACTAttagtatatttttcaaaaccaTTCGAATCATTCTTGACAGGACGTAATCTTGTAATGAATTCTGCCTTCCTATTTCTAATACTCTTTTTACTGCTAGGTTCATAGCTTCTCAACAAATAATCAGGTAGTTGATCACGTGTATCATTAGAATGTACAAAAACTGGTTGAAAGATCTTCACTGGACTGTTCCTGAGAGAATTCTTCTCAGGCAACTGCTCTGAAGTTTTTGAAGTATTATTTGATATGTTATTGTTATGGTATTCAGTCATATGTCTGCCAAATCTAAAACCGCGACCACCAGCACTCACTATCATATCCTTTGTGATAATTGATGATGCCTGGATAAGCAAGCGATTGATTGTCAAAAAGCACGTTAAATACATCACCAGAAGCATGTTGAAAACTATTCCACTTAACTTTAACAATTTCAAACTATATCCAAACCTCTTCCTCGATCAATATTAGAACTTTTATAATACTGTGAAACATCTATTGTTGTTACGACTGTGGAATTTGTGAATGTACTGAACTATCTACTGTCAGTTACATCAACTTATTCTAAATACGTAGCATGTCGCAACtcgataaaaataatttcctcaattttaaaaatggacTTCCAAGCGGAATTAATCATTTTATAGATGTTAAACCTACAGACACAGTCATATTATATGTACCGTTTGTTTGTGAAACATCATTCCAAAATCTAAACCACGCTTAATACTTATATATTAAGATGCACCATTATCTAAACTACAGTATCGCTATCATCGGAAGCATGAACCATATCAATATTCactgattataaaaatattgcGGGCTCCACAAAGTAGGTATTATTCCATTACTGTTGGAAATTGTTCCAATTTGAAAATTCGGATTGTTCTTCTTCTACCCAGAATACCATTACCATTATTTTAGAATATCTTCATTTTGAATAAGTTATTCATTGAGGAACTGGAAATTCTCCTCCTAcacattaaaaataaactcctagcttttaaaataaattcgaaatattattacagattccaactttcaaaataaataaactaaatgttttttcaataaaaggCTTTCTAGTTTCATAAGGTTTATTCTAATTAATGCCTATATGACCCGCACTCTGCAACGGTCTGCGTTAATACATTATAAGGTCTCTAGGATGAGTTTTTTTATAGTTCCAAGCTAAAAGTTGTAGTTTTATCCAATCAACTGTTCGGTACTTGATATCTGCAAAAATTGTCCAAAgggatatttattaaaaatatacagaaatatgATAAGttcattattgtaaaaaatagcATGGATAGAATCttcattgaagttgaaaattcgcAGCAAACAATATTGACTCCAGAAGTGAATAAACCGACAACCTTCATTCCACAGTACGGTAccaaaaatcacaatcataatattatggtaAAGAAGAATAA comes from the Nilaparvata lugens isolate BPH chromosome 1, ASM1435652v1, whole genome shotgun sequence genome and includes:
- the LOC120355525 gene encoding putative uncharacterized protein DDB_G0293878 is translated as MLLVMYLTCFLTINRLLIQASSIITKDMIVSAGGRGFRFGRHMTEYHNNNISNNTSKTSEQLPEKNSLRNSPVKIFQPVFVHSNDTRDQLPDYLLRSYEPSSKKSIRNRKAEFITRLRPVKNDSNGFEKYTNSSEELDGNPRGVGKSYSTSLRDSVNNSQSNDSSSSVKNNSSCSRIKCENISDVSNDYKSNNAIKKDTVNDFELNSNLDTLSQLSKNHPLIGVDLKPIENNNFESLQERLMNMNVPNLHNLQNENSNIIELLYNFISYLNRIESFKMTDEGVFSFHDQKIGCAHNDEKFHSSSVVKGPCGAQQGSNIDTVQPTGDSRSRRIVGRKPLLQQATANELLLKLKLLLMLPATALTSLLALALLTSGSALSLSSLALSLLLSLAAGHREITQRPHATSRVQPEPEQYAFYMR